The Prevotella sp. E9-3 genome has a window encoding:
- a CDS encoding LamG-like jellyroll fold domain-containing protein yields the protein MEHEGQRITVIDRLFSFITLFLLSFSVQSVLAKDYVGNVTSYQFQYDGVDKISFRIPTYDQNSDDSWVYDGNVYYRVEGTDAQVCILNWWVAETDIDDDDTYVWTNMRTFAPGTVQFMCSKVKKDADNPVLSQDIIKRGVYEVDGLMIIDLDWHLPRELRGKNLIISWKVHKTGNNSIKNRWVDIPDQTIQVNAAPAEVNPIILEPVLSYETSHTGQISVPWMIAATNLQHAQAEYFDRTVNQQVTQVLETDSSTVMGYVYVPADHLIDNFTVVVDYKDTEGALLTGRRSNPPLSIPLLHHAKNFAAQLQPDGKTLLTWSITDTQWGDIMNTDQWEIQRNLTGTTGMGDSNWQTVGMVAFDEATADYEFTDEALPQVYNNQPVSYRIRRMATASWGWSTQAGVAMLVITQPLALPYVQSATVQRAPNWGENDVRDIMLSWDFPPSAFGMKTVSSEKSVSGEVVEIATADDWKAFADRVNNGEQLLTAKMTADVELPVDAPMVGSGVTNHPFSGIFDGQGHTLTVNYYMGENTPNILSIYAPFEYISDASILNLHVDGSITCAQNCLAGIVGKTNNNCDIQNCRSSVTLKSTFIGSILVAGLVGAAGGNNSELLIQDCRFDGKILGESATSGFVGDYYMDAKVTLKNCYFNPSTVSSPSSDWKNFVARYSGVGNSVIDLQNCLYRKTFGEEPQGTSVENKTAKQIKNMLGDRWILTSNSLVLPIMSSIIYVWDEKAKLTLCIDKYVKGKLNSTVQRQLDKDEIKQHKATVSLTSPCVDYGFRLVIDRGGSQLRINDSPDSVKTVSFDIPTDSATQFTFNSNVKLDSLQFEEQQTSVVLSWTIKEGLADFYRITRRDLTKDTTIVLEAEYDQTSYVDKTVRPQHNYEYTVEGVTQCEGEQISKLTIVGHCKPTGMVQGYVRLFDGTALANRKVVVNTSDKTKYSTTTDENGYFEIAGIVYTGEETVTITVETTGEEKPFPTLYATFNDASNLTSNLVFTQDDYYLLSGQVMYDGTSVPVVGAMFERDGVIVRNGSGMPVTTNSQGSFSVSIPQGTHTIRVVKEGHVFANDGFYLSPDAAGNDKTQVNWQKSVPRHLFWDQTRVMMQGRVVGGNVQGNLPLGQSLSKNNLGDSLTIVMQLEGDNTSWLVRDQLDATVTERHNPYTFGVTDTCSVDVYRHRMVIHPDPLTGEYCVPVLPVKYKVTEVSANGYSTLFQPGQVGETVDFTKNVEGDTVTWKRIYHSSPMLQVKQFNMGGKEYMGIESYKSLDVTGKDVTISLWNDSTGYAFGHPVFMAGSSIIMNLSAQERYYFNNDTKSNVPDIVLLDGGSVIINNGLISTTETATIQLDSIGEGNYIFTPQNLTFTEEGDRALKNMNMTLLYDGTYYDVEPVKGFVMAAKAKSEGRRIVNDGGTYLIDILRDPPGSGSSAYIESGSKISYSFTNDIKAMAGVQMSLGAGGGTTYYSGLWAGMGGGAAAGLVNSFSSKSFVNMTLSTTYYNNWQHSYTFETADRISTSGDIFNVGRDADVYIGVTHNAVVEDAIAVRVIDEDTYQLLTTHEGGSFSVDGNKFDVRQGALKVMAEGTSNGQKIYLVRDEVLQCYTTLKNTFVHSQAFIEQELIPNMLKVRNTLLLPKGTTKETAQLVATQLKCAVYISEVDQDDERFGWQYEMVEPDGMEGQCSDSIAVINRNIQTWIRFMAENEYEKLNASELVQSYDFDGRSSITHSESFTLGGSESRYWLFPGLDPGNIAFGAIPGYKKSTTSTEEESVGSIAVQVEVTGVSLQFDIAPIIGFDYNYTYGKSEGESKKVGYTLSTSSKSNLVVDVYRTKVDLDELKRRAEEGDLDELFQVTTEDKIDDVKGLSGLGFLSYFDSDRAQRYRSLVYRTRGGATVNPYEDARYTKYYSAGTLLDAKTIEIDKLRIWTDQASVANVPYGEPARFTIHMANESEAPALASINFAYFLEDRTNVKGAKVTVDGASLSGEGHSIYIPVGEVVTKQIEIYAGAEFDYDNIAIGLYNPSDPSRKQLCYLSAHYVPTAGNVDITLPGDKWVMNTESAYDHEQQQYFMPVQIDGFDVNFRNFDHIELQYKLSTQGDKDWVSVCSFYNDSTLMAKASGVCEMIKNDGHIIANFYGEKDPIEQNYDLRAVNYCRYGNGFLTNPSQIITGIKDTRRPQLFGTPQPVNGILDIGSDVVLRFSEPIAGNYLSELNNFQIVGTTNQTNITQSTNLRFDEGSKAYSESRRNLNNRSFTIDVMINPDQNDKSMTFFSHGTGSNSLELGVTADRHLAVAFNDTTFLSDKAIDFNGLRQVAFVFDQNLTDKVVDVTIYDGTTSLGSFRYNKLYSGVGNLILGSAQKGNLLNSIDYQGQMLEFRLWNQALNSAQIGAYAQKKLTGYELGLLDNYPLSEGKGKYSYNKSPNGNDLQLSGTNWKMPAGLSMKLDGKKGFKLNDNLFNRDWYQDYTLSFWFRTPDSEGTLLANGLGENEDGCKNHFNFGVHAGKLGLKLNGLNLQTDVDVDNDEWHNVALTVNRSRNVGNLYVDNSLKKTFAVDTLGGILGTNLAAGATYTTDGIVNPINGNIDEIKMYEMVLPESSLIDNSNLTETGFEMGLMCYLSFSQYELQMDGSQRLMPTGLSLRRYTDKTTGQVSERRDTIVAPDVVNSLCDRTNYAPMSEMDVLENIKFSYVCDGTDLLINFDMPDVSLEKCNVKVTVMEVADLNGNTMASPATMDLYVYKSPLRWGEKHIDYDAKYGDEHSFTVDVANLSGKIKNYTIGGLPLWITASKTQGRLSALDTETITFTISPFINVGDYDEVIYLITEDGMVEPLPINVTVRSEAPVWEVDEDLRNKNITMHMIARVMVEGEVSHDPDDMLAVFGTNHKLLGVTRLDVDNSNNANEALAFLTVYNSNYDEIPLKFELWDASHGRIYSVAPKVNYISFKADKIMGSTDNPVMLYNTSEEMQRLSLEKGWNWVSLYVQPEKCKPSELLNASTLWMPGDAVEIVYEKGTTKLMTYKTLMAGDSCYWDGGDEQVVINPRLMYRFYSNNKKDAYIKGSPTTARIKVKKGWNRIGYVSPINLPVAIALGDYTDHGSDGDIIKSQSEFAVLSVDAKGNRTWKGTLKFLKTGEGYMLRRMAADEASFDYPTYNDASRYSSGGSSHAPQAPLFMNVSGVSMNVVATVDGVEPQEGDRLVAYSAGDICGMSELDSENRFFLSIGKAADHTVLFALERDGEIVATTQQTIPYQENAVLGTLQVPTVISFLPMTDAAQSGWYTLQGMKLQKRPTRAGIYLLDGKTVIIK from the coding sequence ATGGAACACGAGGGTCAAAGAATTACCGTTATTGACAGACTATTCAGCTTCATAACACTTTTTCTGTTATCATTTTCTGTACAATCTGTCTTGGCCAAAGACTATGTGGGAAATGTAACCAGTTACCAATTTCAGTATGATGGAGTGGACAAAATTTCGTTCAGGATTCCAACCTACGATCAGAATAGTGATGATAGTTGGGTGTATGACGGCAACGTATATTACCGGGTGGAAGGTACTGACGCTCAAGTGTGCATACTGAACTGGTGGGTGGCTGAAACAGACATTGACGATGATGACACCTACGTATGGACAAACATGCGTACATTCGCACCTGGCACTGTGCAGTTTATGTGCTCAAAAGTAAAGAAGGATGCCGATAATCCTGTACTTTCGCAGGACATCATCAAACGAGGTGTCTATGAGGTAGATGGTCTGATGATAATCGACCTGGACTGGCACTTGCCAAGGGAACTGCGTGGTAAAAACCTCATCATCTCTTGGAAGGTACATAAAACAGGTAATAATAGCATCAAAAACAGATGGGTGGACATTCCTGATCAAACCATACAGGTGAATGCCGCTCCTGCAGAAGTGAATCCCATAATTTTGGAGCCAGTATTGAGCTATGAGACATCGCATACTGGGCAGATTTCTGTTCCATGGATGATTGCCGCCACCAATTTGCAGCATGCTCAGGCAGAATATTTCGACCGCACCGTCAATCAGCAAGTGACTCAGGTCTTGGAGACCGACAGCAGCACCGTAATGGGCTATGTTTATGTGCCTGCCGACCACCTCATTGATAACTTTACCGTGGTTGTGGATTATAAGGACACCGAGGGCGCTCTGCTCACTGGTCGCAGGAGCAATCCGCCGCTCTCCATTCCTTTGCTTCACCATGCCAAGAATTTTGCTGCGCAGTTGCAGCCTGACGGAAAAACACTCCTGACGTGGAGTATCACCGATACGCAGTGGGGCGACATTATGAACACAGACCAATGGGAAATTCAGCGCAACCTGACAGGTACCACTGGTATGGGCGATAGCAACTGGCAGACGGTTGGCATGGTAGCCTTTGACGAAGCAACGGCCGACTATGAGTTTACCGACGAAGCCTTGCCTCAGGTTTATAACAACCAGCCCGTGAGCTACCGCATTCGTCGAATGGCCACCGCCAGTTGGGGATGGTCAACACAGGCTGGTGTTGCGATGCTGGTTATAACACAACCCTTGGCACTTCCCTATGTTCAGAGTGCCACCGTACAGCGTGCACCCAATTGGGGAGAGAATGATGTGCGTGATATTATGCTCAGTTGGGATTTCCCTCCAAGTGCGTTCGGAATGAAAACCGTTTCTTCTGAAAAGTCTGTATCCGGTGAGGTCGTTGAGATTGCCACCGCTGACGACTGGAAAGCCTTTGCCGACCGTGTGAACAATGGCGAACAATTGCTGACGGCCAAGATGACGGCTGATGTGGAACTGCCAGTTGATGCTCCGATGGTGGGCTCAGGTGTGACGAACCATCCTTTTTCAGGAATATTCGATGGACAAGGACACACGCTGACAGTTAATTATTATATGGGTGAAAATACTCCCAATATTCTTTCTATTTATGCACCCTTTGAATATATTTCAGATGCTTCCATACTCAATCTGCATGTGGATGGGTCTATAACTTGCGCCCAAAATTGTCTTGCCGGTATTGTCGGAAAAACCAATAATAACTGTGACATACAAAATTGTCGTTCTTCTGTCACCCTGAAGTCAACATTCATAGGCAGCATTCTGGTTGCAGGCTTGGTTGGAGCTGCTGGAGGTAATAACTCGGAACTTCTCATCCAAGACTGCCGTTTCGATGGTAAGATTTTAGGAGAATCAGCAACGTCGGGCTTTGTGGGTGACTATTATATGGATGCGAAGGTGACTTTGAAGAATTGTTATTTCAATCCGTCGACAGTATCTTCGCCTTCGAGTGACTGGAAAAACTTTGTAGCACGTTATTCGGGTGTCGGGAATAGTGTCATTGATCTCCAAAACTGCTTGTACCGCAAGACATTTGGCGAGGAGCCGCAAGGAACATCCGTGGAAAACAAGACGGCCAAACAGATTAAGAATATGCTGGGTGACCGGTGGATATTGACCTCAAACAGTCTTGTATTGCCGATTATGAGCAGTATCATCTATGTCTGGGATGAGAAGGCAAAGCTGACACTTTGCATCGATAAGTATGTAAAGGGAAAACTGAACAGTACGGTGCAGCGCCAGTTGGATAAAGACGAGATTAAACAGCATAAAGCCACGGTGTCACTGACTAGTCCTTGCGTGGACTATGGGTTCCGTTTGGTCATTGACCGTGGTGGTTCGCAGTTGCGTATCAATGATTCACCAGATAGTGTGAAGACAGTATCGTTTGACATACCCACTGATAGTGCTACTCAGTTCACATTCAATAGCAATGTCAAGCTCGACTCGCTCCAGTTTGAAGAACAGCAGACCAGTGTAGTACTTTCATGGACTATAAAAGAGGGATTAGCCGACTTCTACCGTATCACTCGTCGTGACTTGACGAAAGATACTACCATTGTGTTGGAAGCCGAGTACGACCAGACTTCTTATGTGGACAAAACTGTACGCCCACAGCACAACTATGAATATACGGTGGAAGGTGTCACTCAATGTGAGGGCGAACAGATCAGTAAACTGACCATCGTTGGCCATTGTAAGCCTACAGGTATGGTGCAGGGTTATGTGCGACTGTTTGATGGAACAGCACTTGCCAACCGTAAGGTAGTAGTGAATACCTCCGACAAAACGAAATATTCAACAACTACTGATGAGAATGGATACTTTGAAATAGCAGGTATCGTCTATACTGGTGAAGAGACCGTTACCATCACTGTTGAGACAACGGGTGAGGAAAAACCTTTCCCCACACTCTACGCAACTTTCAACGATGCTTCAAACCTTACTTCCAATCTCGTTTTCACTCAGGATGATTATTATTTACTGTCTGGACAAGTAATGTACGATGGAACTTCTGTTCCTGTGGTAGGAGCAATGTTTGAGCGTGATGGCGTGATCGTCCGCAATGGTTCTGGTATGCCTGTCACCACTAATTCGCAAGGTAGTTTCAGTGTGAGCATTCCACAAGGCACTCACACCATCCGTGTGGTGAAAGAAGGACACGTATTTGCCAACGATGGCTTCTACCTGTCGCCCGATGCTGCAGGCAATGACAAGACACAGGTGAACTGGCAGAAAAGTGTTCCCAGACATTTGTTCTGGGATCAGACTCGGGTTATGATGCAAGGTCGCGTGGTTGGTGGCAATGTACAGGGCAATCTGCCCCTTGGACAGTCACTCTCTAAGAACAATCTTGGCGACTCCCTTACTATTGTGATGCAATTGGAGGGCGACAATACCTCATGGCTGGTTCGCGACCAGCTAGATGCTACCGTTACAGAACGCCATAATCCATATACCTTCGGCGTTACTGATACCTGTTCGGTAGATGTATATCGTCACCGTATGGTGATTCATCCAGACCCCTTGACAGGTGAATACTGTGTTCCTGTGTTGCCCGTGAAGTATAAGGTAACGGAAGTGTCGGCAAATGGTTATTCCACACTTTTCCAGCCGGGACAGGTGGGTGAGACTGTTGATTTTACCAAGAATGTGGAGGGTGATACCGTAACATGGAAACGCATCTATCATTCCAGTCCGATGCTTCAGGTCAAGCAGTTCAATATGGGAGGAAAAGAATATATGGGTATTGAGTCCTATAAATCACTCGATGTTACCGGCAAGGACGTAACCATCTCGTTGTGGAACGATTCTACCGGCTATGCTTTCGGTCATCCGGTGTTTATGGCAGGCAGCTCTATCATTATGAACCTCTCTGCCCAAGAACGTTATTATTTCAACAACGATACAAAGAGTAACGTGCCTGATATCGTACTCTTAGACGGTGGCAGCGTAATTATCAACAACGGACTGATCAGTACCACTGAGACTGCTACCATCCAGTTGGATAGTATTGGTGAAGGCAACTATATCTTCACACCACAGAATCTGACCTTTACTGAAGAGGGCGACAGGGCGTTGAAAAACATGAATATGACACTCCTTTATGACGGTACCTATTACGATGTTGAACCTGTGAAAGGCTTCGTGATGGCTGCAAAAGCTAAGAGCGAGGGACGCCGCATAGTCAATGATGGTGGTACCTATCTTATCGATATCCTGCGTGATCCTCCTGGTTCTGGTTCAAGTGCCTACATTGAGAGCGGTTCAAAGATATCTTACAGCTTCACCAACGACATCAAGGCTATGGCAGGCGTTCAGATGTCACTGGGCGCCGGTGGCGGTACAACCTATTACTCTGGTTTGTGGGCCGGCATGGGTGGTGGCGCAGCGGCTGGTCTTGTGAACAGTTTCTCTTCAAAGAGTTTTGTGAACATGACACTCTCAACCACCTATTATAATAATTGGCAGCACAGCTATACCTTTGAGACGGCCGACCGAATCAGTACCAGCGGTGATATCTTCAATGTTGGGCGCGATGCCGATGTGTATATCGGTGTGACTCACAATGCCGTAGTAGAGGATGCCATTGCTGTGCGTGTCATTGACGAAGATACCTATCAACTGCTTACTACCCACGAAGGTGGCTCGTTTAGTGTTGATGGCAACAAGTTCGATGTACGCCAAGGGGCTTTGAAAGTGATGGCAGAAGGTACCAGCAATGGTCAGAAAATCTATCTGGTGCGCGATGAGGTTCTGCAATGTTATACTACCTTGAAGAATACCTTTGTCCACTCACAAGCGTTCATAGAGCAGGAACTCATTCCCAACATGCTGAAGGTACGCAACACGCTTCTTTTGCCTAAGGGTACAACCAAGGAGACAGCACAGTTGGTAGCTACTCAGCTGAAGTGTGCAGTCTATATCAGTGAGGTAGATCAGGATGATGAGCGGTTTGGCTGGCAATATGAAATGGTTGAACCTGATGGCATGGAAGGTCAGTGCAGTGACTCTATAGCTGTGATCAACCGTAACATACAAACCTGGATTCGTTTTATGGCCGAGAATGAATATGAGAAGCTGAATGCCAGCGAGCTTGTTCAAAGCTATGACTTTGACGGTCGTAGCAGCATCACCCATAGCGAGTCGTTCACACTGGGTGGAAGTGAGAGCCGCTACTGGCTGTTCCCGGGGCTGGATCCTGGAAATATTGCCTTTGGCGCTATTCCTGGATACAAAAAATCCACTACATCTACTGAAGAGGAGTCAGTAGGAAGTATAGCTGTTCAGGTAGAAGTGACTGGTGTAAGTCTGCAGTTTGATATTGCGCCAATCATTGGATTTGACTATAATTACACTTATGGCAAGTCTGAAGGCGAGTCAAAGAAAGTCGGCTATACACTGTCCACTTCCAGCAAGTCAAACCTCGTGGTAGATGTTTATCGTACAAAGGTTGACCTAGACGAACTGAAGAGACGTGCCGAGGAAGGCGATTTGGACGAACTGTTCCAGGTAACGACCGAAGATAAGATTGATGATGTGAAAGGCCTGTCGGGTTTGGGCTTCCTTTCTTACTTCGACAGTGACAGGGCTCAGCGCTATCGTAGTCTGGTCTATCGCACTCGTGGCGGCGCTACCGTGAATCCTTACGAGGATGCTCGTTATACGAAGTACTACAGTGCTGGCACATTGCTCGATGCCAAGACTATAGAGATTGACAAACTTCGTATATGGACTGATCAGGCCTCTGTGGCTAATGTTCCTTATGGCGAGCCTGCCCGTTTCACTATCCACATGGCCAATGAGAGTGAAGCCCCTGCACTGGCCTCTATCAACTTTGCTTATTTCCTGGAAGACCGTACCAATGTGAAGGGTGCAAAGGTGACCGTTGATGGTGCTTCGCTCTCAGGTGAGGGCCATAGTATCTATATCCCCGTGGGCGAGGTGGTGACCAAACAGATAGAAATCTATGCAGGAGCAGAGTTCGACTATGATAATATTGCTATCGGACTCTATAATCCCAGCGACCCCTCGCGCAAACAGCTTTGCTATCTCTCTGCTCATTATGTTCCCACTGCTGGAAATGTTGATATCACGTTGCCTGGCGATAAGTGGGTGATGAACACAGAGTCGGCTTACGATCATGAACAGCAACAGTACTTCATGCCAGTGCAGATTGACGGCTTTGATGTGAATTTCCGCAATTTCGATCATATCGAACTGCAGTATAAGCTCTCTACGCAAGGCGATAAAGACTGGGTATCAGTTTGTTCGTTCTATAATGACTCTACGCTTATGGCAAAGGCAAGCGGTGTGTGTGAGATGATAAAGAATGACGGACATATCATAGCTAACTTCTATGGAGAGAAAGATCCTATTGAGCAGAACTATGACCTGCGTGCTGTGAACTACTGCCGCTATGGCAACGGCTTCCTGACCAATCCGTCTCAAATTATCACTGGTATCAAAGATACTCGCCGTCCGCAACTCTTCGGCACTCCGCAACCTGTAAATGGTATTCTGGACATTGGTTCCGATGTGGTGTTGAGATTCTCCGAGCCTATAGCCGGCAACTATCTGAGTGAACTGAACAACTTCCAGATTGTGGGTACTACCAATCAAACAAATATCACACAGTCCACCAATCTCCGTTTCGACGAAGGCAGTAAGGCATATTCTGAAAGTCGCCGCAACTTGAACAACCGTTCGTTTACCATCGATGTGATGATCAATCCCGATCAGAACGACAAGTCCATGACTTTCTTCAGTCATGGTACTGGAAGCAACTCGCTGGAACTTGGCGTGACTGCCGATCGCCATTTGGCAGTGGCTTTCAACGATACCACTTTCCTGTCCGACAAAGCAATTGATTTCAATGGTTTGCGACAAGTGGCCTTTGTGTTTGACCAAAATCTTACAGATAAGGTAGTTGATGTAACCATCTATGATGGCACCACTTCTTTGGGCTCGTTCCGTTACAATAAACTCTATTCGGGTGTAGGCAACCTTATTTTAGGTTCCGCTCAGAAAGGAAATCTGTTAAATAGTATCGATTATCAGGGACAAATGCTTGAGTTCCGTCTATGGAATCAGGCACTGAACTCAGCCCAGATAGGAGCTTATGCTCAGAAGAAACTCACCGGTTATGAACTTGGACTACTCGATAACTACCCACTGAGCGAGGGTAAGGGAAAGTACAGTTACAACAAGTCGCCTAACGGTAACGATTTGCAGCTGAGCGGCACTAATTGGAAAATGCCGGCAGGCCTGAGTATGAAACTCGATGGCAAGAAAGGCTTCAAACTCAACGACAATCTGTTCAACCGTGACTGGTATCAGGACTACACGCTGTCGTTCTGGTTCCGCACGCCCGATAGTGAGGGAACGCTCCTGGCCAATGGTCTGGGCGAGAACGAGGATGGCTGCAAGAATCATTTCAACTTCGGTGTACATGCAGGAAAACTGGGATTGAAACTCAATGGCCTTAATCTTCAGACTGATGTCGATGTCGATAATGACGAGTGGCACAATGTTGCACTCACTGTCAACCGTTCGCGCAATGTGGGCAACCTCTATGTGGATAATAGTCTGAAGAAGACCTTCGCCGTCGATACCTTAGGCGGTATCCTTGGAACAAACTTGGCTGCAGGTGCCACTTATACCACCGATGGCATTGTGAATCCTATCAATGGTAATATTGATGAAATCAAGATGTACGAGATGGTACTCCCCGAGTCGTCTCTTATTGATAATTCTAATCTTACCGAAACCGGTTTTGAAATGGGACTCATGTGCTATCTCAGCTTCAGCCAGTACGAACTTCAGATGGACGGCTCGCAGCGCCTCATGCCCACCGGACTCAGCCTGCGTCGCTATACCGACAAGACTACCGGTCAGGTGTCTGAACGTCGCGATACTATCGTGGCTCCCGATGTTGTCAATTCTCTTTGCGACCGTACCAACTATGCTCCAATGAGTGAGATGGACGTATTGGAGAATATTAAGTTCTCGTACGTTTGTGATGGTACTGACCTCCTTATCAATTTTGATATGCCCGATGTCAGTCTTGAGAAGTGTAATGTCAAGGTGACGGTTATGGAAGTGGCCGACTTGAATGGCAATACAATGGCTTCGCCAGCCACGATGGACCTCTATGTCTATAAGAGTCCGTTGCGCTGGGGCGAGAAACATATTGACTATGATGCAAAGTATGGCGATGAACATTCGTTCACGGTCGATGTTGCCAACCTGAGTGGAAAAATCAAGAACTATACCATTGGTGGTCTTCCTTTGTGGATCACCGCATCAAAGACGCAGGGTCGTCTCTCTGCCTTGGACACTGAAACGATTACCTTCACCATTTCACCTTTTATTAATGTAGGCGATTATGATGAAGTGATCTATCTGATTACCGAAGACGGAATGGTAGAGCCGCTGCCTATTAACGTCACTGTGCGCAGTGAGGCTCCAGTGTGGGAGGTCGATGAAGACCTTCGCAACAAGAATATCACGATGCACATGATAGCCCGTGTGATGGTGGAAGGCGAAGTGTCCCACGATCCTGACGATATGCTGGCAGTGTTTGGCACCAACCACAAGTTGCTGGGCGTCACCCGTTTGGATGTTGACAATAGCAACAATGCCAACGAGGCCCTTGCTTTCCTCACTGTCTATAACAGCAATTACGATGAGATTCCATTGAAATTCGAACTCTGGGATGCATCGCATGGCCGCATCTATAGTGTTGCCCCGAAAGTGAACTATATCAGTTTCAAGGCCGACAAGATTATGGGTTCTACCGACAATCCTGTCATGCTCTACAACACTTCTGAAGAAATGCAGCGCCTTTCTCTGGAAAAAGGCTGGAACTGGGTGTCGCTCTATGTACAGCCTGAGAAGTGCAAGCCTTCCGAACTGCTCAATGCCAGCACCTTGTGGATGCCTGGCGATGCTGTAGAGATTGTCTATGAAAAAGGCACTACCAAACTGATGACCTATAAAACCCTGATGGCTGGTGATTCCTGCTATTGGGATGGCGGCGACGAGCAAGTGGTCATCAATCCTCGTTTGATGTATCGCTTCTATTCAAATAATAAGAAGGATGCCTATATTAAGGGTAGCCCAACCACAGCACGTATCAAGGTGAAGAAAGGTTGGAACCGCATTGGTTATGTATCACCCATCAACTTGCCTGTGGCCATTGCCTTGGGCGACTATACCGACCATGGTTCCGATGGCGATATCATCAAGTCGCAGAGTGAATTTGCTGTACTCTCTGTCGATGCAAAGGGCAATCGTACCTGGAAGGGAACATTGAAGTTCCTGAAGACCGGTGAGGGTTATATGCTGCGTCGTATGGCCGCCGACGAGGCATCTTTCGATTATCCCACCTATAATGATGCGTCACGCTACAGTTCTGGTGGTTCTTCCCACGCTCCGCAGGCTCCGCTCTTTATGAATGTATCGGGCGTGTCTATGAATGTGGTAGCCACAGTCGATGGCGTTGAACCGCAGGAGGGCGATCGCTTAGTAGCTTATTCCGCTGGCGACATCTGTGGCATGTCCGAACTGGATTCAGAAAACCGCTTCTTCCTAAGTATTGGAAAGGCTGCCGACCACACCGTTCTCTTCGCTCTTGAGCGCGATGGTGAGATAGTGGCTACAACCCAACAAACCATTCCTTATCAGGAGAATGCCGTACTGGGAACGCTCCAGGTTCCTACCGTTATCAGCTTCCTTCCTATGACCGATGCTGCCCAAAGCGGTTGGTACACCTTGCAGGGCATGAAACTACAGAAGCGTCCTACTCGCGCAGGCATCTATCTGCTCGATGGCAAGACTGTGATAATCAAATAA